The window ATGGATGTTGTCATAGTTAAGGACCTTGGATTTGGCTGTAGTATGGATAAGTAAAGCCAACTCTGTGACAAACTCCCGCACAACAGAACGTATCAGTAGGAGTGTAAAAGGAAATGGTGAAATAATTCTGAATGGATTACATGCACTAATTTCAAAGTCAAAGTTCCCAGACTGCCATCCAGGTAGGCATTTTGGGAGATCAAATTCACCGGATAACATTAAACCATTCTGCAAATGTTCTGTATGATGCATTTCTCAATGCTTGCTCAGTTGAACTCTTAATTAACATACTAAAATTAATGGAGTATTTAACACATTTTGAGATCCTGCCTTGTTCATAAAAGTCTAGAATTGCTGAGATATTAGCATACATTTTGAAACATATCTCTAATCACATTCAAGAACATGCTATTTTCACTTAGAAGATACACCATTAGCTCACTACTACAGGGACTCCTTGGGTTATGCTGTAGATTAGAAAAATGAATAATTATGCCAGTCTGCACTGCTCTTCTAGCTCCTTTTTCTAACCGAAGATGCTGAGAACTTTACAAAACAAACTCCATTCGTCAATACTAAGATTGTTGTAGTCCACTGTCAAACGATGCTATAAATTCCTCTGAATCAAAACATGAGGGTAAACAGAGCAAACATGAAGGCAGCCTTCTGACAAATAATGTCTTATTTGGCAgtatttctttttattggccGGAGATTCAAATAAAAAGACAACCCCATCCACGTGAAATATTTAATCCCAAAAAAAGGTATTTACTGTGTCCTTTAAAAAAGACAGGTTGATTTAATAGGTTCCTATTAAACAGGAAAAGCAATGTTATGGAACAGGGCATGCCGCTAGGCAGTATAAGAGCAGTGAAGGCATTGTGTGTGAACAAACGTCTCTCCCAAATGGATCAACCTTCAGTTCTAAATTCCACATCATGAATTCTACAGTATTTGCATTTTCAATTATACAATACATTGTCCACtcaatcacagacacacacaaaaactcAAAACATTTCTCAAATGATCCCTTACATTTAAGCACATTACCGTAACTTTGGTCGGCAAACTATAGACAACCTATAGTAAACCCCCTTAGATGGAAATTGTTAAGTGCCAAAAGTCTATTTTACTAGCCTCAAAAGAGGATTGTTTGAATGATACACCCTTTTCAAACTTATGAGCTGTGAGCACGTTTCTTATTTTCAGACTTGGGCTGAAGCACAAAGCATTGGTAATCAACAAATAGGTTATCATAGAAAGCTTTAAAAATCCAATTAGTGCAAAGAGTCAAATTCAATATCAGAAATGTGCAGCAGTAAATCAGGCAAATACTAATACGGCAGAATTTCAGCATGAGCCATTAACCCATATCTTCCTGCTTGCCGTTCCATCAGTAGCTTCTGTTCAGTCGAATGGCAGCATTAGAGCTTCTAAGGCGTAAGTGTGAGGAGAGGTTAGTGCATACACCACCACATCACTGCCAATGAGGCAAGAAGGCCCAGCAAGGGCTTGCCAGTACCAATGGATGCGGCTCCGTTGCATAGATCACCGGTGCAACATTTGTAGTAGAAGTTTGGTACAGCTGGGAACATCTGGGCCAGTCGATTGTAGTCGCAGTCAGAGTACTTGATGCACTGCCGATATGTCTGTCCCCCTGTGCCAAAGAACATAGGAGTTACAGGGTAACGCAGAGACATGGAGGATTTTCATAATTTGTTTCAGATTACACATTTTACTGCACCTCTCTCAGTCAGTGTCAGGCAGGCATCATCATAACTACAGTCCTGTGTTTTTGTGCAGCTCCCTGTGTAATCCTTGCATTTGACACAGAGGATGGCAGAGCCTGAGAACACAAGGTGAGACACTTAGCCCTTCTCGTGACTCTGAGCATTTCACATTTGACCAAATCCCAGCAGCTAATCAAAAGGGAAGTGGAGTGATTCATCTAGAAAAACATGTATCCTTGATTGCGATACAGTTTTGGAAAACTTTAACACTCAACTTGATTATCATCCAAAAATAACTTCACAAATACAAAACATAAACTTACTGTTTTACCACAAATTTCCACAGTGTTTGTATTGCACTTCCTGAGCTACGCAAAAAAACTTCTGTGGGAATCTTAAACCAGCGCACAGTAAATGCATCTATGTAAAATGATTTTCGGGTGCTATGAAGGTTGAGGTTTCCAAAACCGTATTGCATGCAGTGATTATTAACGGTTAGACAGAGCATTGTAAATGCGAACCCTATGGCTATACGGCCTTCAGTTCGAGAGCTAGGCGAGACTCAACAGTATCAAAAGAACCAACTTCAATGACAGTGTGAAGACAACAAAAATGAATGCTTACCCAATCCAAATATTGCAAAAAAGAACACTAAGCATATTCCAGAATAATTGTTCATGATTTTGATTTTTGCTGACTGTCACactggagagaaaaaaagagacaaTAATCATTTAAATCTgcaatccttagttgctacatcaatttttggatttataaattatatatacCAATTAATTCTTGAAGAATAACATAAATGCCTCataagcttagttcaactgttgtacacCATCAGAGcccaaaatataaacttgttttaatctgtttgtaaacaatgtaaatgtaaagtggttacagtggttacatttctccaggccccaTCCCTCATCGTGTTACCAAAACTGGGGTGTTGTGACTGCTTTGTCATTGTTTCGATTAGGGACTGGTTTTAACTAGCGATGAGAGTAGAAATCTATTAActtacatatcgggatattatgTTTGACGATATATCATATCATTTTGA is drawn from Salvelinus fontinalis isolate EN_2023a chromosome 4, ASM2944872v1, whole genome shotgun sequence and contains these coding sequences:
- the cd59 gene encoding CD59 glycoprotein is translated as MNNYSGICLVFFFAIFGLGSAILCVKCKDYTGSCTKTQDCSYDDACLTLTERGGQTYRQCIKYSDCDYNRLAQMFPAVPNFYYKCCTGDLCNGAASIGTGKPLLGLLASLAVMWWCMH